The region AAATAGTTGTAGTCCCATTGACAACAAGCAATGACTACATTTTATAGCTACAGAGTAAggattttcttcttcttcaaagatAGCCGAAAATAGAAATTTAAAAACACCAGATTTAAATATCAACCTCCTATTATCTAGAGATGGGGAATCCACCACTAGAATTCCAAGTCTATAGCTGCAAATTTGTGTTAGCAAACGAAAACCTTGGGTTGGCATTTTTCCGTCTGTTTTGTCATCATAATTAGAGAAAGATGTGTATACCGCTACTTCTTATGCTTATCATAGACTCTTTCTTGTAAAATTTGGCAGCTGCTAACCAACCAGCATATCATTTAGATAAGTTTGTGAAAATTCAGTACCTGGAACTGGGACCTGCTGTACAAGTTATTGCTATTTGCTGCATAGCAGTTATTTTTGGATATCAAGACAGTATCTGCACGAGGATGTCACATTAAACTTGTGGTTACCGACAATTCGGAGTCTGATTATTTAAGTTTCAAATTGTAATGAGCTAAGTTTAGTCTTTTTTTCATTTCCAAAGAATTCGTTTATAAATTATCTCTGGGTATTGAACTTCAGCTAGCCTATTTTGGGGAAATTGCTAATACTACTCGTGTGTGCTTCTTTTTATTTACTAGATCAACTTAGTTCTATAACGTAAACTCGTGTTCAGCATATCATTACAAAAGTCTTGATACTAAACTCGTAAACTTGCGAACAAGAAGATTGACTCCGTATCTGGGCTCCAGAAGTACACCAAACCTAGGAAGATGGTGATAATTAGGCCAGAGGGAGAATGAGAATTTTGACAAGAGCAGTGCAAACATAACTTTTTATGAAAGGTATATAAGCCTGTGGGATTTTACAAACTAGGGCCTCTAAAATGCCAGAGACGGCCTGACTCCTTGATGAACATAAACTCTAAATTATCTTTTTTTAGTCTTGATAGATACTTTGAAGTCTGAAATAAGACTTGTTTAAATCTTCTTCAGTTGCCTCCAAGATTTGCAATCATCTGTCCCTTTTACATATGTGTGTCTACAAATGATTCTAGTAACGTATGGTGTATTATTTTTTTCATAATCAAATGTGAATCCTTGCATAAACAGAACAACTGGCACTTCTGTTATAGGAAATAATATGAGTTTCTATAACATTCATTAGCAAAATCTAAATACGCACATAGTTATTCCTGCATCTGTCAACAGACACTTGGATAAGAGAGAGGAGTTTAAGGGAACCGAAGTCTTGGTACAGCAAGCAGATGCTTTGCTCTTGGCACGGTTGCACCGAACTTTTCATCCATATCTAACTCAGCAGGTGACTTTCCAAAAGGTAGCTCCCAGTCAAAGCTGCGTACCAACTGAGCTACCACCAATTTCACATTTATTAGACCCAGGTGCATACCTGGACAAATTCTCCGGCCTGAACCAAATGGTATAAGTTGGAAACTTTTCCCCCGAAGATCTATGTCACTATCTATAAATCTTTCAGGAAGGAATTCTTGGACATTCTCAGACCAAACTTTAGGATCTCTTCCAATGCCCCAAATATTGACTATAATGCGTGATTGCTTCTGTATGTGATATCCCTCTATCACAATGTCCTCCATGGACTCATGATGGACTAACAGTGGTCCCGCTGGATGTAGTCTCATTCCTTCCTTGACTACCATATCTAGGTAAGCTAGTTCTGACAAATGTGACTCTTCCACAAATTTGCAATCTAATATGACATTACTGATTTCTTCTTGGAGACGTTTCATCACCCTTGGATGTCGTATAAGTTCTGACATGATCCATTCGATTGTGATTTGGGAGGTATCTATGGATCCGAAAATCATGTCCAACAAGATTGCCTTGATATTTGATCGATCAATGTTCTCAGCTAATTGTTCATGAGTGCTGCTTTGACTATTTTTTAGGGATAGGATGACATCAACAAAATCCCTATGAAGCTTGTCACGGCCATTAATAGCATCTTGCTCATGCTCATCAATGATAGTTTCTAATATTTTGTCCACTGCTTTGCTAGTAGTTTTGATCTGCCGAGTTAATCCCTGAAAAAAAAAATAGATATGATCTTATTATTTGTTATCCACGTGATTCCAagattaataaaataatttgcaGTATATATGTCTAAACATTTCAAAAATGACATATTGAATAGGAAAATGCTTCATGCCAAAAATGGGTTACAAATTTTTTCACAAATCAACCTCTGTATTCACATAAAAAGAATCAATTAAAACATCTCATTTCATAACCCATAtcattttatacaaaattttataCCCAATTTTGTGGACGTAGCGCTAATCGAATTGTCACAATACATCAACTAATTCAAATCTCATAACAAAAAAGATCccacacaacaaaatcaaaagTTTAACTGCTTAAGCATAGGAGTATAAGAAATTAAGAATGTCTCTTATGTTTAAGGTGTTTATCAAGTTGATTTATCAACATGCTGTATTAAATAATAATGCCATTATAAGATTTGAAAAACCTGGAGATCGAGTGCCCCCAAAAGTGGGACAAAATCGGCTATATTGAAGGCGCCCATAATCTC is a window of Apium graveolens cultivar Ventura chromosome 11, ASM990537v1, whole genome shotgun sequence DNA encoding:
- the LOC141695089 gene encoding cytochrome P450 CYP736A12-like: MSPTEFCILLVLIGALWPFLHLCNTIFSMTSHSHRKPPPGPLRLPIIGHLHMLGKLPHRTLYKMSQKYGPIMSLRLGCVPTIVVSSPDAAELFLKTHDAVFASRPKSQVAEFLWYGTKAMIFTEYGVYWRNVRKFCTLELLSASKIDSFKQRRREELELLVNSLKKAAMAGEVVDVSKKVANLTVDMTCKMLFGKIMDDSFKLNEIIHEMAEIMGAFNIADFVPLLGALDLQGLTRQIKTTSKAVDKILETIIDEHEQDAINGRDKLHRDFVDVILSLKNSQSSTHEQLAENIDRSNIKAILLDMIFGSIDTSQITIEWIMSELIRHPRVMKRLQEEISNVILDCKFVEESHLSELAYLDMVVKEGMRLHPAGPLLVHHESMEDIVIEGYHIQKQSRIIVNIWGIGRDPKVWSENVQEFLPERFIDSDIDLRGKSFQLIPFGSGRRICPGMHLGLINVKLVVAQLVRSFDWELPFGKSPAELDMDEKFGATVPRAKHLLAVPRLRFP